In Elephas maximus indicus isolate mEleMax1 chromosome 5, mEleMax1 primary haplotype, whole genome shotgun sequence, the sequence GTGGgacaaatgaaataaataacCTTTTCACATTAAAAGAAACATTCAGTTTTACTGGCAGATAAGTCAGTTAATTCTTCCTAAGAGGGGCATTCTTTatcagttttttcttctgtttcattaACCTTCTTTAAATTCAACTTCAGACATTTTAAATTACAGCTTGTGGTTCATTGACTTAGCCACAACTTGGATAGGGAACTCGAGGTGTTAtataaactaaaatttaaaaccaTGTAAAATTGCTTGTTTCTTTCCTGTGTAGTTTTAAAGGCTTTTATGTACTAATCTTTATATTTTCAGGTAAATATAATTATTAAATCATGTCTCAGTGTATCTGGTACATTGGTTATCTTAAGTCCTtcatcccatccccaccccctagCCCTCTCCTCACAGAATTCTGCAGTTGTCATCACACACTGGTTACAAGGAGTAAATGCTAATTTAGGACTAATACCCTGCTTGTTCCTGAATTGGTTACACCTACTTCCCTGATATAACTAGACTGTATTTCAAAGCTGCATTATTTTCATGTTGTTTCTCAGTCCATCATTCTCTGACATTTTTCTAGCACGAGGAACTTGAGATTTTTACAAGATGTTTCcttaaagaaaaattttctttcaaACTATAAACTCTCTAActtgaataaaataaattatggacatttttttttacttcggATCTGGCCCACAGTGGATTTTCTCTTGGCCAAATGAGTAGAGTTGGGCAAACTGAGGCCCATTCGACTGTTGCCAGTCACTTGCTTTGTGTCTTTGAATAGGCCTTCAGCTTCTGAATCTTAATCCCAATCTACAAAATGAAggtaagatttatttattttcggGATTGGCAATGATtagcttattggtccggttgtgaggatttttgtttcctttatgttgaggtgtaatacatactgaaggctgtggtctttgatcttcattagtaagtgcttcaagtcctcttcactttcagcaagcaagggtgtgtcatctgcataacacaggttgttaatgactcttcctccaatgctgatgccctgatcttcttcaaatagtccagctcctcagaatATTTGCTGAGTATACGgtttgaacaggtatggtgagaAAATAGAACCCTAatctacacctttcctgactttaaaccacgcaatattctCTTGTTccgtttgaaagactgcctcttgatctatgtacaggttcctaatgagcacaattaagtgttctggaattcccagtcttcacaatgttaatcataatttgttatgatccacagagtagaatgcttttgcatagtcaataaaacacaggtagacatttttctggtattcttggctttcagccagaatccatctgatatcagctatgatatccctagttctgcATTCTCTTCTGTATCCGGCCTGGATTTCTtgtagtttcctgttgatatactgctgcagtcgcttttgaatgatcttcggcaaaattttactttcaagtgatattaatgatattgttcagtaatatcgacatttggtgggatcacttttcttgggaataggcataaatgtagatctcttttagtcatttggtcaggaaactgtcttccacatttcttggtatGGACCAAGTGAGTAcattcagcactgcatccatttgttgaaacatttcaaatgGTATTTCATcatttcctggagctttgtttgtctccaatgccttcagtgcagcttggaattcttccttcagtaccattggttcctgctcatacggtacctcctgaaaaggtttaatgtcgaccaattctttttggtatagagacggtgtgtattcctttcatcttcacttggtgcttcctgagtcatgtaatattttccccatagaatccttcaatattacaactcgaggcttgaattttttctttggttcttctagcttgagaaatgctcagcgtgttcttctgttttggttttccatccctaataattagggaaatgaaaattaagacaATAATTTCACAGAGATTTGTGAAACAAGAATCTGAGAAAACTATGTTTGAAGGAGTATAATATGGAATAATCAATCGGAATGAAATTAgtttgacccagtaattctacaTGTAGGAACTTGTGCTGCAGAAATACTTGAACATGAGTATATATGAGATGCATGGCAAGATGCTCCCTACAGTACCTAAATAGGTGTCAATCAGAGGACACATTTACCTCTAATGAAAGGGATAAATTATATAGTCCTTAAAGAGAATAGGCAGGTTGGTTACAGACAATATTGCTGAATGTTGTCTAGATCATATTGCTttgtaaaaaaaagtttcagaaatattttaaatactgtGATAATCTTTTTCttgaaaaaatgaaatgtatgCAAACTTGTATAAACATATAGAAATTCAAGGgatccaaaatggccaaaacaaccttgaaaagaaaacacaaagttgAAATGGTTACATTTTCTAATTTCAAAACCTACAAATCTACAGTTATTAACCAAGACAATGTGGTACAGGGATACACAGATGTACAGATTATGAACTCGAACAGAGAATGCAGAAACACAGCCACACTTTTATGGTCAATTGTTTTTTCAACAAGAGTACCAAAATAATTCAATGTGGGGAAAGAACGGTCTTTTTAACACGGGGGATTGGAAACCTGAATATCTACTTGCAAAACAATGAAGTTCAACTGCCTATCTCAACCCATATATCAAAATTAAACATGTTGTTTCAAAGAGtaaaatcaagaaagtgaaaGCACACCCCTTCAAAGGGGGgaagtatttgcaaatcatgtatctgataagggacttctGAAAAGAATATATATCTTACAACTTGATAATAAAGACAAATagccaaaagaaaaaatggacaaataatcTGACTCGACATTTCCCCAAAGAAAGCATACAAGTGGACAATGAACACATGAAACAGAATCATTACCATTCATCGTTAAAAATGTGTAAGTAAAATCACTAGGAAATACAACTTCACACTCACCTAGTTGACTATAATCAAGACAAATAATGGAAAGTGTCAAGAAAGTGGAGAATCTAAGGTAATAGTGGTAAATTAATTTGGGTAGAGATAGCAAGAGTGATGACACAATGTAACCAagatcactgaactgtacatgtataaGTTGTGAATGTGTGTATGATTTGCTGTGTCTATATTTTCTCCAGAACCCCTGGTGGtgaagcagaaaaataaatatttttaaaaagaattagaaaaaaaaaaaaaatgtggagaaaatggaaccTTCATGCATGAACACATGTGGAGGGAAAGGATGGTAAGAGTGAGGGGTGATTGGCAAGGGGCACAGGATTTATTTGTGGAGTGACAAAAATGTTCTAACATTAatcatggtgatggttgtacaactctgtgcATGTACCAAAAACCATAGAATGGGACACATTAAATTGAAGAATTGTTTGCTTTGTGAATTATATGTCAATAAAGATTTTACCAGACACAAAAAGCCTTGAATCATGATATCCAAAAAAATGTTGATGCAAATGTGTACTTACTTTGTCTTATAGTTCTGTGTCAAAGAGATTTCAATCACAAGTGGCCTCACACTCGCCAACGTTCTTAACGCTATTCTAAAATCAATCATATCACATGGGTGACTCTGAAATATTAGGTCATCCTTTCTTAGCTGTGTAATAACACTGATGATAAAAGGGACCTTAAGTACCCTCAGGCAACCACAAGGTCATCTACACTTTGCTTTTTCCACTTGGCATCCACATGCTCTGACTATTCATGTTATGTGTTTACTTTGACGTGTAAGGGTTATATTTTAACTTCTTGATTGATTTCTCCTGGGATATAAGCATGAGCAATGGCAGAAGGGAACAGATTTTTTTGAAAGAAAGATATTCATTTAACCAAGATGGCTACAAAATGGATTTCAGTTCTTCTGCTGATACAACTGAGTTGTTACTTTAGCTGTGGAACTTGTGGAAAAGTGCTGGTGTGGCCACCAGAATATAGCCATTGGATGAATATAAAGACAATACTGGATGAACTTATTCAGAGGGGTCATGAGGTGACTGTTCTAAcatcttcagcttctattcttaTTGATCCCAGCAAACCATCTGCTATTAAATTTGAAGTGTATCCTACATCTCTTACTAAAGATGATTTTGAGTTTCTTTTCATGAACTTGATCAGGAAATTGACATATGATCTGCCAAAAGATACATTTTGGACACATTTTTCAGCATTACAAGAAACCATTTGGGAATATTCTGACTGCCTTGAAAGGCTTTGTAAAGATGTAGTTTTTAACAAGAAACTTATGATGAAACTACAAGAATCAAGGTTTGATGTCGTTCTTGCAGATGCTGTTTTCCCTTGTGGTGAGCTGTTGGCGGAGTTACTTAAAATACCCCTTGTGTATAGTGTCCGGTTCACCTTTGGCTATACAATTGAAAAGTACAGTGGAGGACTTTTATCCCCTCCTTCTTACGTACCTGTTGTTATGTCAGAATTACCTGATCGAATGACATTCATGGAGAGGGTAAAAAATATGATATATGTGCTTTATTTTGACTTTTGGTTCCAGACATTTAATGAGAAGAAGTGGAATCAGTTTTACAGTGAAATACTAGGTAAGTTATGTTTTTAGTTGGTCGAAGGAAGTCCTAACTTTTCCTGTGCCTTTGAAGGTGTGTTTGTGTAAACAAAAAGccagaagaaaaaatttttttgtaagtaaaagatgaaatgaaaatatgaaatgatCTATCTAACTGACAAATATTTATAGAGAGCCTTCTATTACGGAATCAGTTACAAAAACCCAGTAGCTAATCTCTAGGACAGAGGACTCCCGAGAATCAGAAATGTCCAAATTAAGACACTTGGAATTTCTTTAATCATTTACATACCCATTTTATTGtagtttttatctttaaaaaattcattttgtaTTTCCATGAATGTCTGGATGAACAGACATGCAGATTGAAGAGTGATACATATTTCTAGTATAACTACGTATGTAGCATTGGGAAAAATACTTGTGTAGCTCAGTTTTGTTATTTATTAACTAGAATATTTTTCCATAGTAACGTCTCAGGATTCCTTCTCAGTTGAAAGATATACTGGCTTTATGCCAGAGTCGAAACTTATAATTTGTTTCtacaatattttttaatctgCTAGCCAAATAGCCATAATCATAATAATATAATTCTATATAACTTGTGCCTAGTGGACCCTGAGGTTTCTAGGGATTTCACATTTCCTCACTAACTGTTTACAAATCACCTGTCTTACATGTCTCTAATGTTGTGGAGGGGTTGGCATATAAGTTATCAGTCTGAATTTTTTGTAAACTATGTCTCTGTTTAGAAGAATCCACAGTGAGCACACTTATCTtcataattttttgaaaatttacGGAATTTACTTGCATACAGTTCTATTTAATAATGAAATACAGTTCAGCTCTTCACTTGAACTGAATGCCCTAGTTGGTACAAGGAATTGAGCCACACTCACAAAAACCTCAAATTTTAGTTGGGAAACTGAATGTCAAGGACTGGTTTGTTAATTTGTAGAAACTAGACTGAGTACTTCTGGGAAAGGTGTTTCCGTGGCTATGGGAGACTTAATTGATTGGGGAGTTCAAATTCCACTTGTTTGCATCTGTAGACCTGTTACATTTGCAGCTTTAGATAATGTAAATACATATTTAACTCTACATTGGCTTAGGTTTAATAACCGTTTATGGTGGTGGAAGTATTGATGTGACATTAGAGATGTTAAGTCTCCTCTCACACTTTTAAACATCTTTAGCCAACTATTGCAAGCTTCCCTGAGAAGATTACTTGGACATTCAGGTGTCAATTTTTTCAAGTTTCctctactttttgttttttcttttctttgcaggAAGACCAACTACATTATCTGAGACAATGGGGAAAGCTGAAATATGGCTCGTTCGAAACTATTGGGATTTTCAATTTCCACGCCCTTTCTTGCCACATTTTCACTTCGTTGGAGGGCTCCACTGCAAACCTGCTAATCCCTTGCCTAAGGTAAACTTATTACACTTGGTTTAGTATTTTCAGTTGAAATGATTCTACTTTCTTCATTGAGAATGTTTGACTAAGTAAGAAAGATGTGAGAAGTGTGCTAAAGTGAACTACAAATTAGAAATTCATATATTTCCATGCCAGCAGAAGTATCTGAATATCATTACAATGGCAGAAATAAGTGGGATGCCTATGAGACTTTGAGAATAGTCTAATAAATTAAAGCCTTCTTTATTTAGCACATAAGAAAGTATCAGTCATTCACTGAGAGATTATTTTTAGAGTGACGACCATATTCCAGGTAAACTAGTGCTGGTTGGATAGAAACAGAAACTaaacagacatggtccctgctcCCTCCCACACCCCACCTCATGCACACACATCTTATATTCCAGTTGGAAAAATAGAACCGAAGCAAATAGTAAACATACAGCATGAAAAGTGTTATAGTAAGGAAAGACCACAATGGTAAGGGAACACCCAGCAGGGATCATACAAAGTAAACCAGAGTCATTGATAATTAAGGTGAAGGGTGTGCAGGAATAGGTAGAGAAGGTgggggaaaaaggaagacaaaattaAAGCAGGTATAATAGTAATGGCAGTCCCCAAGATCTCCTAATGAGCAGAAAGAGGAGGTGTAAAGAGGCAGATGATGTGGAAGAACTTAGTTGGATCCAGAAAGAGTTTGAAGCATCTATTAAGGGGATTGGGGAGCCAGTGGAAAGAATTAAGCAAGAGAGAGATATGAGCCAGGTTTCTCTTACAAAAGAGCCCTCAAGATGCAGTTACTGGATTGGATTGTGAAGAACCAAGACTAGAATGGTGGACCTTTTAGGAGATTGTTTCAGGCAATCAGGCACCAGATGATGGGAAACTAGAATGGTCACAGAGTGAACACTATTCCTATGATACTACCAACCTCATATGATTGTTGTaagaaaatattcattaataCATATAAAACACTCCAAATGCCTCTGGCACAAAGTAATCCAAAAGTGCTATTGGCTACTGTAGTTATTGCTATTTTTGTTACTACTACTAATACTATTAATCATTTCATATGTCAGGCACTTTAAATATACTTCTCATTTAATAGGATTTGGTTTTCCAGTAGATCAAAATTATATTCTCTAGCAAAGTCCTAAAGAACAGATATCCTGTGATGATTTTAAAAGTGGATGTATACATCTTAGCAAACAGATGAGCAGATGAAAATGCTTAAATTCTGTTTTAAGGATTTAGGCTCTTCATCTGTTTTATAGCTAAGGGGAAGACCATTCCTAACCATTATAAATGGGTGAATATAAATGGGTGTTCCCAACAATATTTGCAGCCAAAGCCCAGTGTGTTTACTTGCACCCTTAGTTTACAGCATTGAAACCATTCACCATTTGAAGCCTCACAGTTTTACATCTTTGAGAATAAAAGGGATGGTTTAGCCTATCAGAGGAATTGTTTTCTACCGTATACCAACCCTGAAGGAAACCACAGTAAAACTCCCTttgggtatttaaaaaaaaaaaaaaaaaaactcactccaCGGGATTTCCAAGGATGGGctagtggattccagctgctgatcttttgtttaacagccatacATTTAGCCATTGCAGCACCACAGCTCCCCTTTGAGTATATGCGTGTCTGTAGCATAGCTGCGTGATAGAATGAACACAGAAAATGTACCCTGTGCATGTAATGAGTATAAAAAAGTTCTGTACACATAACAAAGACTAAAGAATTTCTGCTACTTGTATCTGAAAATTTCCATTAGTCTGAACTTACAAAATAATTCTGTCAGCATATAGGGTAATATTCCTTATGAAGGACAGCAAGAATAGATTTTAAATTACTCCTACACCTTTAAGACATAAATAAAAAGCAAGCATTCTTCATTGCACTAGTATGTAATCTATTAAAAGATCTGTTTTGTCTCTCTTCTTATTGGCAGCAACATGAAACTGAAATCTTCTTCAAGGATTAAAACTCAATAGTTATTTTGAGTGTAAATTGTTTagactatatatataaaatgtcttTCAAAGGGTGCAAATGCTGCAGTAAGATTAATAACTGTTTCTGCGTTCTAACCTTATTCATGGAGAATTTTCCCATTCATATGAAAGGAAAATGAGAGTCTTAGtagaagaaggaaagagaggaggaaagagaggaTGAACAATAGTGtgaaagttaaaataaatatttacagtgGTTATTATTTACATTGTAGAAACAAGATTTGAATCGAAGTCAATGATGTGAAGACTGTTAtccattattataaaaagtcCCCCATATCACTTGCTTTTCCATTAATTATTAGACTCTCAGATTAtttgagtttttatcaagaaaagaAAGCATTTGGCAAAATGCATCAAACGATATACAAATAATTATAGCCTTTGACGTCATTATATACTTATATGAACctacacagacaaaaaaaaaaataagtggtgcAGAATCAATCTGTATGGAAGTGTAATTTATAAAAGTAAACTGACAGTAATTTAAATTGAACATTtatgagaggttaaataacttatgAGTATCCACACTATTGCAATCACTTCATCAAAGAATGCTTGATTACACAAAAACAATCATTATACAAgatgagttggaaatgaagagGCAAATTGTTAAAAACAATATGAGGCCAAATTTATTATAGAAAAAAGGTATATACAGTGGGATTACAGTTTTCTAAATATATGTCATATGTATACATCAGAAACCCtagtagtatagtggttaagaactatggatgctaaccaaaagattggcagtttgcatctactaggcgctccttggaaactctatggggcagttctactctgtcctatatggtgtcTATGAGTGGAATTCActttacagcaacaggtttttttgtttgtttttaaatacatttctgCATATGGATAATATAAACACTAGAATGAATGGGAACAGAGTTTAAACACTTTCAGGATGGAATTTATGGGCAAAGCTTACTTTCTCTTTTACATTTTCCATTCTTACCCAAAATGTTTTGCAATGTGTTTGTCTTATTTTTATTCAGATATCACAAAATTTGGAATGAACCAGTACAAGTAAGTGATtaatctataaagaaaaattttattactATGAAACTATCAGGGTCCGTCTTGTGCAGCAAAGGGAGCACAAGTCAGAATAATTCTCAAACGATTCCAGATGAACATGTCTTCACCAGAAACTCTATACAGTTCCAAGTGAGCTGCTCAAGTGGGTAACCAGATCCCTCCTGGAGAAAGGCCAGGCGTACCTCTCCCACTGGGGAGAGAGTGCTCTCCCAGGACACAGTGAGATGATAATGAAGGTCTCTTTTAGCCACAGTTCTGCACAGCACATTCAACAGGTACATCGGTTTCATAATATGACTTCAGGTCAAGAAATATCACAAGGAAGAAGCCGAGAAATATGGACATTCTGATATGTAATTACAAATGTGTATTTACGgattaaaaatggaaattttatgaCTATTTCACAGCAATTCTAAACTCAAAGATTTTTGAATGTTAGAGAATCTTAACCTCTGGGCATTAAATGGTATATTAGAGGAATATTTGGGAAACTACGAGTAAGTTTAAGGTGTGAATAAAGGATTATGTAACTGAGAGAAATATACAATCACCCCCCACCATAACTAATTTTTCATTAGGTTTCACGGTCATGAAGTAAAATACTAATGACTACCAACTGAGAGATCTCtccagaaaaccttctggaataAACACATGTGATTTTGGTAGAACTATAACCAAACAGGtgcagtctagttgattccaactcatggtgacctcatgtgtatcagagtagaactatgcaccatacagttttctttggctgatttttcaaaaatagatcaccaTGGCTTTCTTTTGGGGCACCTCaagatggatttgaacttccaaacattggttggcagccaagcacagcAATTATTTGTACTGATCTGGTGCTccagtagaaatagaactatataCAATTAAAGCTGAGTTAAGATCCTGCTATTGTGTCTCCTTCCAAGAATATATACTAGTAATTAATAACTGTACGTGAAGAGGAAGTGTCCTTCTCAGTATTGCATAACTGCTTAATTTCATTTCGTGCTTATATCACACCCCATCCCCCCCCACACATTTACACAAATATACCTAATAAAGGCCATAGATCTCATATCACACATCGCCTTCCAGAGGAACTGACTGATTAGTGGTgtaaaaaagcattttttttattctaataatTTGTCTCTGTCAATGAaaatccctgggtagcacaaatggttccACCTTGTGTACTAATCAAAAGATTCGCAGTTCCAATCTTCAcagtggcaccacggaagaacGGTCTGGAGATCCCAGTCTGGAGATATGCGTCCTTAAATGTTACTGTGGAAATGGAAATTCTGTGGAgttcacgagtcagaattgattctacagcagtgggtttggttttagttgtcAGTTCTTGATTTTCTCTCTTAAGTTGTTTCTGGCCAAATCTTTAAATGTTGTTCAGTGTTTTGTTGCTGGTCCATGATGAAGCAAATGCTATCTTCACAGGAAATAGAAGAGTTTGTCGAGAGCTCTGGAAAACACGGTGTTGTGGTGTTTACTCTTGGGTCAATGGTCACtaacatcacagaagaaagggccaataCGATTGCATCAGCCCTTGCCCAGATTCCACAAAAGGTTAGATAATGATGGTGACCAACTACTTCTCTAGTCTGTTCAACTCTGTAAAGGTTCTAATGATTATGGAAATTTTCTGTGACTATTTTGATAGCCCCCCATTTGTTTGTCAGTGTGTCCCTACAgtggggcttgagtgttgctgtgttgctggaagctacgccactgatattcaggtaccagcagggtcacgcgtggcagacaggtttcagctgagtttccagactaagactgactaggaagaaggatccagcaatctacttctgaaagtctgGAATAAGTGAACATAAGTTAACTCCCTTCCATGTCattcaaaaaataagaaagaaacagGTTAAAATGAAATTTAGGAAGTGAGAGCCAGGGTAACACATAGATATGAGAACATAAATATGTATATCATTGGGAATGCACACTGTTTTTTACACTAGGTATATGAGTGCCTGACAATGCCCAGATGCTTGAATTTGTCATCTCTAATCTCAATGTTTTCGGCTACCATGGGAAAAACATCATAATTACTTATTAGAGAATTACCAAGTTCCTTCaactttgtgttgttttttgatataaAAATAAGTTCCTTCAACCTGAGTATTCCTGCTTACTTCAGTGTTTTAGTAGTTCTGATTTCT encodes:
- the LOC126077113 gene encoding UDP-glucuronosyltransferase 2B4-like isoform X4 — its product is MATKWISVLLLIQLSCYFSCGTCGKVLVWPPEYSHWMNIKTILDELIQRGHEVTVLTSSASILIDPSKPSAIKFEVYPTSLTKDDFEFLFMNLIRKLTYDLPKDTFWTHFSALQETIWEYSDCLERLCKDVVFNKKLMMKLQESRFDVVLADAVFPCGRPTTLSETMGKAEIWLVRNYWDFQFPRPFLPHFHFVGGLHCKPANPLPKEIEEFVESSGKHGVVVFTLGSMVTNITEERANTIASALAQIPQKVLWRFDGKKPDTLGPNTRLFKWIPQNDLLGHPKTKAFITHGGANGIYEAIYHGIPMVGIPLFADQPDNIAHMKVKGAAVSLDMDTMTNIDLLNAFKTVIYDPFYKENAMRLSAIHHDQPVKPLDLAAFWIEFVMRHKGAKHLRPAALSLTWYQYHSLDVIGFLLACVAIVSFLVIKCCLFGFQKFFKAGKKKKRE
- the LOC126077113 gene encoding UDP-glucuronosyltransferase 2B4-like isoform X2 — its product is MATKWISVLLLIQLSCYFSCGTCGKVLVWPPEYSHWMNIKTILDELIQRGHEVTVLTSSASILIDPSKPSAIKFEVYPTSLTKDDFEFLFMNLIRKLTYDLPKDTFWTHFSALQETIWEYSDCLERLCKDVVFNKKLMMKLQESRFDVVLADAVFPCGELLAELLKIPLVYSVRFTFGYTIEKYSGGLLSPPSYVPVVMSELPDRMTFMERVKNMIYVLYFDFWFQTFNEKKWNQFYSEILGKPTTLSETMGKAEIWLVRNYWDFQFPRPFLPHFHFVGGLHCKPANPLPKEIEEFVESSGKHGVVVFTLGSMVTNITEERANTIASALAQIPQKVLWRFDGKKPDTLGPNTRLFKWIPQNDLLGHPKTKAFITHGGANGIYEAIYHGIPMVGIPLFADQPDNIAHMKVKGAAVSLDMDTMTNIDLLNAFKTVIYDPFYKENAMRLSAIHHDQPVKPLDLAAFWIEFVMRHKGAKHLRPAALSLTWYQYHSLDVIGFLLACVAIVSFLVIKCCLFGFQKFFKAGKKKKRE
- the LOC126077113 gene encoding UDP-glucuronosyltransferase 2B4-like isoform X5, with protein sequence MATKWISVLLLIQLSCYFSCGTCGKVLVWPPEYSHWMNIKTILDELIQRGHEVTVLTSSASILIDPSKPSAIKFEVYPTSLTKDDFEFLFMNLIRKLTYDLPKDNFWFQTFNEKKWNQFYSEILGRPTTLSETMGKAEIWLVRNYWDFQFPRPFLPHFHFVGGLHCKPANPLPKEIEEFVESSGKHGVVVFTLGSMVTNITEERANTIASALAQIPQKVLWRFDGKKPDTLGPNTRLFKWIPQNDLLGHPKTKAFITHGGANGIYEAIYHGIPMVGIPLFADQPDNIAHMKVKGAAVSLDMDTMTNIDLLNAFKTVIYDPFYKENAMRLSAIHHDQPVKPLDLAAFWIEFVMRHKGAKHLRPAALSLTWYQYHSLDVIGFLLACVAIVSFLVIKCCLFGFQKFFKAGKKKKRE
- the LOC126077113 gene encoding UDP-glucuronosyltransferase 2B31-like isoform X3; this translates as MATKWISVLLLIQLSCYFSCGTCGKVLVWPPEYSHWMNIKTILDELIQRGHEVTVLTSSASILIDPSKPSAIKFEVYPTSLTKDDFEFLFMNLIRKLTYDLPKDTFWTHFSALQETIWEYSDCLERLCKDVVFNKKLMMKLQESRFDVVLADAVFPCGELLAELLKIPLVYSVRFTFGYTIEKYSGGLLSPPSYVPVVMSELPDRMTFMERVKNMIYVLYFDFWFQTFNEKKWNQFYSEILGRPTTLSETMGKAEIWLVRNYWDFQFPRPFLPHFHFVGGLHCKPANPLPKVLWRFDGKKPDTLGPNTRLFKWIPQNDLLGHPKTKAFITHGGANGIYEAIYHGIPMVGIPLFADQPDNIAHMKVKGAAVSLDMDTMTNIDLLNAFKTVIYDPFYKENAMRLSAIHHDQPVKPLDLAAFWIEFVMRHKGAKHLRPAALSLTWYQYHSLDVIGFLLACVAIVSFLVIKCCLFGFQKFFKAGKKKKRE
- the LOC126077113 gene encoding UDP-glucuronosyltransferase 2B4-like isoform X1, producing the protein MATKWISVLLLIQLSCYFSCGTCGKVLVWPPEYSHWMNIKTILDELIQRGHEVTVLTSSASILIDPSKPSAIKFEVYPTSLTKDDFEFLFMNLIRKLTYDLPKDTFWTHFSALQETIWEYSDCLERLCKDVVFNKKLMMKLQESRFDVVLADAVFPCGELLAELLKIPLVYSVRFTFGYTIEKYSGGLLSPPSYVPVVMSELPDRMTFMERVKNMIYVLYFDFWFQTFNEKKWNQFYSEILGRPTTLSETMGKAEIWLVRNYWDFQFPRPFLPHFHFVGGLHCKPANPLPKEIEEFVESSGKHGVVVFTLGSMVTNITEERANTIASALAQIPQKVLWRFDGKKPDTLGPNTRLFKWIPQNDLLGHPKTKAFITHGGANGIYEAIYHGIPMVGIPLFADQPDNIAHMKVKGAAVSLDMDTMTNIDLLNAFKTVIYDPFYKENAMRLSAIHHDQPVKPLDLAAFWIEFVMRHKGAKHLRPAALSLTWYQYHSLDVIGFLLACVAIVSFLVIKCCLFGFQKFFKAGKKKKRE